AAATATATATTTGCGAAATGAGTGATATCCCACAAGTGGTATTATATCAGCAAAGATCCCATTGCTAGAAGTATTAGAGAAACAGATGCTGGCATTTTTATTTATCAACCACTGAGTTGCATCATTGTTTGCCTTAGAGTCACAAACGATGATACTCTTACATCCAATTATGCCAGACGCATTGCAGGTAGCTAGCAAACATTTCTCAACCTTCTGCAAGAATAAAGAAGGAAAGaataaaatcaattaataaATGACGTGGCTTATTGTTACACATTGAAGCACAAGCTTACAATCATATCATTTTAAAAACTAGTTTAAATTAGTCAAAAATTACTTTATTTTAGatttattaattacttttaaaataaatttaattttaaatattatataaataaaattatagatattatattaaaaaaaattaaattattgttTCTCTAACTTTATTATATATTGAGGCACtggaaataaaaaatatcatctCATCATTAATGGCCATGATTACTTCTTTTATAAGTAGCATTCACAGAGGCCAAGGGCGAATGAGGGAGAGCACACTTGCCACAACCAAACCACAAGACACACGACTTACTATTCATTGAGATAAATAGATTTTCATAGAATTCATtgtaatcaattaaaaaaaacactCAAATTTTactagtatatatatttttttgtaattattaataatataactaTTAAATTTCTCCTACTATTTATCTAAACTACTCATTCATCAAATCCATCTTTATTATTCTTGCTACAATATTTAAATTCATAATACATCAAAGAAACATCAACCCATTTTATAAAACTCACATATTTTCACCACatgtaaaaattcaaagaaattTTGCAATTTTAATTAAGGAAAAAGAACCTAAAAGTATTGTTTCCACTTACCTGTACAGCAGCGAGATATCCGAAACATCCAACAAGATGTCCAATTAGTACAAGGATGGCAACATTTTTTGCATAAACAATCCAAATAGTCCCATGCGcgtcaaataattttttagggAAAATTTTCACTATTTGGATGACTTGTTGCACAATCAGCATTATAAGCAGCCAGGAATTAAGACGTCCAAAAAATGTAGGCACTACCTCACTTTTTGGGATACCATATATCATCACCTACAAACATTTCACCACGgttatttataattatgatttattaaaataaaaaaaaaaacttttttttcagAATGTTAAACTAAAAAGAAATAACGGCAAATTTATTGAAGACAAGAATACCataacaaaataagaaaaacgaagtggtttatatatatacaatatatTCAAAACTAGTAGCAAGAGAACAAGCAAGGGATATGACAAGAAATTTACCagagaaaaaggaaacatgagaAAGAAATCAACAGCAAACCCATTTGGTGCTAGTATGTAACGGAGAGCAATTTTTGTTGGATCGTCAACTAAATATCCACCACCATCTGTTGGCTTAGAAGAAATATAAGCCATCCTAAACTGTTAAATGAAATTCAACTTGGTAAAATTATCAAGTAGATTCTAAGATTTAGTCATTTTTAATTGACTAATTATGGTTAATATAAGATTTTTTAAGACCTGTGTATTTTAGTGTCAAAACTCAAAAGTGTCTTGAAATAAGATTAAATTAATGTTGGAAAGATTACAAGTAAGAAATTACCCGCCAAATAATGTTCGTTCCAAGGACAAGATCAGTGACGAATATGATGGGAATATATGTTCTTTGTGCGACCAACCACAGGACTCCAACACATTTATGATCCTGcaaataaataacataaaaaatggtgacaattaatactaaaaattattagaaatgACGAGTATTTATGgaattttctaattaaatatAAGGAGAAGAGGATCATACCATATCTCCATATATAATGAACAAAAATAATGCCTCCACAATGACTTTAAATAAGCCATGCAAATAAGCGTGCTTGGTCCAAAAAGATACCCATTTGCTGTGAGGATTCAGAACAAGTGAAAGCCAGAAGGAGAATGTCCAGAAGGAGAATGTTGTAGAATTATTCGCATTCTGATTAAAAGCATTAGAGCATGAGaagacaaataaataaataaaatagaaaaaatataggGACCAGCAATTTTATTacattttggccagcatgtaactaATAGATaaaggtgagccattggatgaaatctcacaccatcaaatcatcattgatgacTACCAATCACAAATGTTGCTGCCCCCTAGTATTGTTCAATAAAATAACATAGACAATAATAGTcttatatttgtatatattttattagttagCTAAATCTATGACTATTCACATGGCACAATTAACCTAACTTGTATATCAAATGAGCTTtattaacttaaattttttctttggtAGTATATTTTCTTAGTTTCCTAAATCTATAACTATTCACATGGCACAATAAACCTAAGTTGCATATCAAATGAGTTTTATTAACTTAAATTCTTCCTTTGGTAGGAAACATTCTAGTTATTACAGAGtataatagaataataatatGAAAGAATATATTGCCACTTTTCATTAAGAGCAATGTTAGGGCCAACAATTTTTGTGATTGGTAACCATCAAATAGCCATCAATAATgatttaatggtgtgagattggtatAAGATTTTATTCAATGGCTCACATTTTTCTGCTAGTTACATGCTGgctaaaattgaataaaattgcTGACCCTCTAGACTTTTCCTATACCTATACTTACTTAATGTTGTTACTttgattcttttaaaaaaattatgaacctatatttttaataattctttttACCTATGTTTAGTTCAAAATTTACTTATCACCTTTCTTACAATACTTTATTTCATTTCATATTTATGTAGtgttaacattaaataaaagtaGCATGAGAATACTATTACAATCAAAGAAAGTTGTgaataaaaaatcttaaaaataaaaaaattacatcagTTAAATCATGTTTCTGAGTCTTCAAATAGCTAGGACATGTATTGCAAAAGGGTTTATCACATAATCCTAGCGAGTCAGATGCTGCCAGATATTTGTTCCCAACTTCTATTCTTAACGGTGGTGgtgcttcttctcctccttcagTCTCAGATTGCTCCACGTGAATGGTGACTCTGGCCATCTTTCCTAAAACATTATGTAAGTTTGTTTACCATTAAAACACATGCATTTGATACATATACTATATTATCAATTTCATGACAAAATAGTTCAATAATTCAATATATTTGTCATTCTATTAGCTGAAAATTACTATACAATAagattataaaataataaaacttgatttaaaaaatgaatCTTAAATCCTCCAAAACATGGATGAAGACAAGGTGTTGGATATATAACCCAGTCTCCACTGTTTTTGACTTTGGCATGAGCTAAAAAATTTTTCTCTGAGATCTGAATGGTCAAGGTTAATGATATATAATTATGGTTTAGTTACTTCAATCTTAATAGTTTCACTAAATTTTTAGTTAGAATAAATTTTGGAGCTAAGATCTAAGAGCTGTGCTATTCTTGTTCTTCCTATTCTAAGAGCTAAGAGAGCATAATAACGATGAATGTAAAGTATTagcttgttttattttttattcatgtaATCATGTTAAATGAACGTACAAATAtagtattaatatattaaatacctgttataatttttttatatatatataattagtaCACTTTTACTTTAATGAATCAAATCCTTTTgaacaaatataattttagttAATATCGTCTAAACAGTATTTagttttagataaaaaatattttaaacacaaatcacattattatcaatataattttaatcaaaattaattttacaaaaatacaaTAACTTCAATTTTTACTTAAAAATGGTAAACTAAACACACAGCAAAAACTTTTGCCCTAAATTAAAGATACTTACAAATGTGGTGGAAAAAACAGCAATGCagataaaagaagaaaataattaatatcaaAGAAAAATTTCTGCTAGAGttaataagaaaataatttttaactatagGTATATACAAAAGGATAAATTTTTTAGGAATCTTTCAGaacaaaacatatatatatatatatatatatattatgttctAAATCAAAGAAaacttatattatatattaaaattcacattttctttttgtattttaaagGAAATCGAGTGGGTtctaattttgtattttaaaatctCGCATATCCCACCAAATTTAAAGggtttaatatttattatttattatattaattaaactCTTAATTTAAGAGTACGAATATAATAATagatttttttaactttttaatatattaaatgtattaagaatataaaaaaatattttttaataaaatactttttataatgttcttaaaatatattaaaaacataaaaaattataatttcaataatttttataacattttaaaatacattaaaaatataaagaattaTTAACGGGAGAATTAATAGTAAGGACCATGAGTAAAGGTTAATTATAAAGAGAGatcaaatatactaaaattattaacaaggaccataataaattttatttaaagagaAAGATcatgctattttttattaagtgACAATATTATTCTTTAATATAGTATCTTTCTCTCATTTATCATATTTCACCTTCttaaaattaagtttttaaatTCACGGTTTTACTACTTTATaacctttttattatatttgtaatCCATAAATCcgatttattttatcttatcatcATGAATTGGATGAACCTTTCAGCTTATTTGTAATCTCACTATTacttttgtgagttttatttATTTGGAGGAGTCTTTcacaaatacataaataatgaataaatctagaaaattaatattttattatctaatattaataatttttttataattaaatttattattttaactctaattttttgaaagatttgaaattttttaaaattaagatctagattttagaaattaaaatttaaaatttaaaatttaaaaagataagattaaaaaaaaatttactccTAATTAAATTCCATAAAAGATTAGCAACATTCTATAAGTTTTCCATTTAGAAAATTTATTTGTCATCAACAACTAGGTACATAGATTAGCTCCTCAACTAATAACATTTTAGATTGATGGAATTAGTTCATCCAAAATCAATTATAGCTATATATGTGAACACAGACTCTTAGCTATAATTTTCTTGTTgcagcttttttgtttttttttttatcaaaaataagaaattcgAATTCGCAACCTCTTAATTGAATATGGAGAGACTATGCCATTTGAGGTATTActtattttgataataaaaaaaagagaaattttgtaaaaattgaGTTAGGGGCGCTAATAAACATAACTGTGGTAAGAAATCTTGATTACAAtgaaaaagaataataatattaagGAGTATTATGAgtcatttataaattttgtatttccttattcttataaaaattgtttaaaattattcataataaaaaattaaaaaattttaattatattccCATTTCCCACCATTTAAAATAACTTGTTAATGGTTGATCAAGTTTGATAGATTCACCCTCCGAAACAAGAAGTTCCGGTCCTGGAGGTATAATATCAATCACTTCACGTCCATCCGATGCATCCGCTATAGTTATTTCGTATCCCCCCTTTTCTTTTCGtatgattttttttactatCCCCGCTGCTGTAGCATTATACACAGTATTATTACTCTTGCTCCCGTCGGGATAAATGAGGAAGGAATGTGCCTCAGTTCATCACTACCGTAAGCTAGCCTTAACCCTTCGAAAGCAATTCCAAACGGCAACACACCCTCCACGATCGCAGCTCTCCTCCACGTACGACCACAGCTCTTGATCGCAGTACTCTCCTCCACGTACGGCGACTGCCCGGTGCTCTCCTCTACGGGCGACGGCGCGTGCTCCCTTGCACGGGCGTCGGCGCAGTGCTCTCCTCCACGGGCGTCGGCGCGGTGATCTTCTCCACGGACGCAGCTCCATGGCGACGGCGCGGTGCGCTCCTCGTTTTGTGCCGAACCACCACCATCGAGAAACCCCTCTCCCTTCTCTTCtccatcttcctcttcttccccTGTCTCGCCTCCTCCTCTTCGCGAGCTCTAACAACGCTACACGAGCTGTAaccttcctcctcctcctctgcGTATTGGCAAGACATGTCTGAACTTTACTATAGGAATGGAATTTCTGAATgcattaattttgaattttagtaTGGGAATATTCTGAATTTTAGTATGGAAATGGAATTTCTGAATgctttgattttgaattttagtATGGAAATGTTCTAAATTTTAGTATGGGAATGAAATTTCTGAATGCATTGATTCTGAATTTTACTATGGGAATGAAATTTCTGAATGCATTGATTCTAAATTTTTGGGGCTTTTTGATAGTTCTGATTTTGGGGggttttatttcaatttttctgAATTTTTATGGTTTTGATTGTTGCTTCTTAaggttttcttttttattttgcattttgattatgaTTTTGCGTCATTTTTTATAAGCATACATTCGACAAGATTTCTTTCATTGCTTAATGCCTCtgaatataaaataatcatTTCTAGGGTTTTTACTTCCTGTTTTGAGGCGACTCTaatggagaaggagaagaaaaaccTTCTTTgtgttctttcttctttaattttcagctTTAACTGAATTTTACGTTTTACTTGAGCTTTTCACTCCTTCTTTGTTGTTGCTTTTCAATTTCGGTGGCAATTTGTGGTTCTGTTGACTTTTTTATTCATGTGATGAATTTCAGTAGCAATTTACATAATATTGTTGATAATTTAGACTTGCATAAAGGGTTTGAACTGTAATTATAAATTCAACCCAAAAATTCACTCTTAATGGATGTTTGGATAACAATTCCAACTGTGCTGAGTTTAACTACACTCTTATATTTGCAATGATTTTGAAGGTAGCAGGGTGGCAAGAAGTTGCTGTCCATGGCCCAATTCAAGACCGAACTCAAATCCAAGCCCCAATCCTTTGAGAAGAAGGCTTGAACCCTAGGTTTATGAATGTTAAGCTTTATGTCTCCATTTTTTTTAGGACAATAGGCAACTGATTAACTGATTAACTGGTTAtagttagattttatattcctttgtttgcTTTGTAACGATTTCTCTGATATCTTTGATGAAGAGTAGTTCATTAATTCTTTAGCTAATGATGTAAAAGTGATTAACAAGCTACTTAAAACACTAGTTCATGCCACCAACATGGTGATCCAGTTCAAAAGCTAGTCTGGTATTAGATTACTATAGGTAAAGTCAGAACATTCAGAGAAAT
The genomic region above belongs to Arachis stenosperma cultivar V10309 chromosome 5, arast.V10309.gnm1.PFL2, whole genome shotgun sequence and contains:
- the LOC130981348 gene encoding putative cyclic nucleotide-gated ion channel 19 — protein: MARVTIHVEQSETEGGEEAPPPLRIEVGNKYLAASDSLGLCDKPFCNTCPSYLKTQKHDLTDNANNSTTFSFWTFSFWLSLVLNPHSKWDHKCVGVLWLVAQRTYIPIIFVTDLVLGTNIIWRFRMAYISSKPTDGGGYLVDDPTKIALRYILAPNGFAVDFFLMFPFSLVMIYGIPKSEVVPTFFGRLNSWLLIMLIVQQVIQIVKIFPKKLFDAHGTIWIVYAKNVAILVLIGHLVGCFGYLAAVQKVEKCLLATCNASGIIGCKSIIVCDSKANNDATQWLINKNASICFSNTSSNGIFADIIPLVGYHSFRKYIFTLFWGITQISNISGKTPSISNVEEVFFVWAIRALAISIFALIFGNITSIIQGLSRRKIDTILRLNEIERWSRHRHLPEDLSRRILDAEIQNWAATKGMKEEELLKSMPKDIQRDLTRHQFLPIIKKVQLFEIMHQSILDAICMESKWKLYLADSTIMYPGDLIEMIVFIVHGKLEIKDSSGTSVHISDGDACCQELLFWCLQRASSNSSTDGDKLFFPEERFLSTKSITCLTDVEAFVVEVTDLEKILTRFAKLLHTPRIEEAIKRHEMLERLHEESGSNQEEPQSATVPEELPYICLHH